In Glandiceps talaboti chromosome 16, keGlaTala1.1, whole genome shotgun sequence, a single window of DNA contains:
- the LOC144447111 gene encoding extracellular calcium-sensing receptor-like gives MSSRDFRILLTFLSTCCLGSLVDGEVKIAPTSNRRIFKPGDVIIGGMFPLHTELIRADDSLTTGPIEDTCSSFFYEGYRLVEAMIFALEEINNDPNFLPQVTLGYDIRDSCGSVAPSAETAVDLVTPMILGEESVKAVVGASRSSVSTAACTVFGMYNIAFMSHGSTSVLLSNKLRYKSFVRTIPSDLSQSRAMSEIILRFGWEWIATIATDDDYGRPGIQQVIDDVEEFGVCVAFSQLLPTHPSEKKVREIVDHLRRDPSIKVIATFIQASGMRLILQEAKRQNITDRIWLACETWSDNSDIARDVYDLVDGTLGIVLSKGEIPGFADYLKTISPFKEKHQNTFLQELWQEAFGCLAPFNENESRSTVTTKIDGRSLSTDITKSSVTTSTISSPGVTPPSVTTSGVTTPGLYATTPGITTSSVSTPNITVPGVTITTKTKPSVSTPGVTVDTNTITTLNQQPSAETTDEKTSNDSNVIASSVEFDPDTTTDTAEDLHTIESSTASSDNLPVCADNHKFDETPAYKASSYRITYNVYLAIRAISQALHNLASCDVQHENTTHCFDIHNFQPWQLLKYIKEVNFTGTDGLHYNLEDNEKGKGRYDINNWQRSGDGEMKLIPIGIFDGGITGNALQINEDLILWNDGSKQVPESVCSRPCPLGTRKVILDGQPPCCFECIPCADGEISNTTGAIYCTACSVGYWSNANNTLCVKKHRDYLRWLEPAGIVVEVLVVCGIAFTLVSTLVYIYHRNTPIIKASNRELSFLMLFFLILCYFGCLAYLGLPTQFLCMIQSLNGIAYTGCVAILFVKTYRLLSIFQARLDSALKRKQLAGIRLQLFMVFIFVVIHAALVTVVLVLAPPVPEQNDAISKTFTYIHCKPTSIGLAIASSLYTWFMSGVCLILAFRARKLPDNFNEAKFITFAMLLYFSVWSIYFPISFWTNGKLKAMSQSVVILVSSTGMLMCIFFPKLYVIMFKPQLNSREAIHRSTMRHAEKQTTRSIELSKSRRIRGVNLASDDVIMRSELVKPPNVQHEDLKVSNSERTISNLDGNRSSTAVVHLDQQIESTT, from the exons ATGTCCAGTCGAGATTTTCGAATTCTACTGACTTTTTTATCAACTTGTTGCCTAGGTAGTTTAGTCGATGGTGAAGTTAAAATTGCACCTACTTCGAACAGACGAATCTTCAAACCaggtgatgtcatcattggcGGGATGTTTCCACTGCACACTGAGTTGATACGAGCAGACGACAGTCTGACTACAGGTCCAATAGAGGACACCTGTTCAAGTTTTTTCTATGAAGGGTATCGACTAGTTGAGGCGATGATATTCGCATTGGAGGAGATCAATAATGATCCCAATTTTCTCCCTCAAGTGACGTTAGGTTATGACATACGTGATAGTTGTGGGTCGGTGGCACCGTCTGCTGAGACAGCGGTTGATCTAGTAACGCCAATGATTCTCGGTGAAGAGTCAGTCAAAGCGGTGGTTGGTGCATCTCGTTCATCCGTTTCGACCGCTGCTTGCACCGTATTCGGTATGTACAACATCGCATTCATGAGTCACGGGTCTACCAGCGTCCTGCTCAGTAATAAATTACGTTATAAATCATTCGTTCGAACAATACCCAGTGATCTATCACAATCACGGGCAATGTCAGAAATCATTCTACGCTTTGGATGGGAATGGATAGCCACAATCGCCACAGATGATGACTACGGACGACCTGGGATACAACAAGTTATTGATGACGTGGAAGAGTTTGGTGTTTGCGTCGCATTCAGCCAACTGCTTCCGACTCACCCTTCGGAGAAGAAAGTTCGTGAGATTGTTGACCATCTACGAAGAGATCCCTCTATCAAAGTTATAGCCACGTTCATCCAGGCATCGGGCATGAGACTAATTCTTCAAGAAGCTAAGAGACAGAACATCACAG ATCGAATCTGGTTAGCATGTGAGACGTGGTCCGACAACAGCGACATCGCTCGTGATGTATATGACTTGGTAGATGGCACCCTGGGTATTGTACTATCTAAGGGAGAGATACCAGGATTCGCTGACTATCTTAAGACTATATCACCTTTTAAAGAAAAGCATCAAAATACATTTCTACAAGAATTATGGCAGGAAGCATTCGGATGCTTGGCACCTTTTAACGAGAACGAGTCTCGCTCAACTGTAACTACAAAGATTGATGGAAGATCGCTATCAACTGACATTACCAAGTCTAGTGTCACTACATCTACTATAAGTAGCCCCGGTGTAACTCCCCCGAGTGTCACTACCTCTGGTGTAACTACCCCCGGTTTATACGCAACCACTCCTGGCATAACTACATCTAGTGTATCTACACCTAATATAACTGTCCCTGGTGTCACTATCACTACTAAAACTAAGCCTAGTGTATCTACCCCTGGTGTAACTGTTGACACTAACACAATAACCACGTTGAATCAACAGCCGAGTGCTGAGACGACAGATGAGAAGACAAGTAATGACTCCAACGTCATTGCTTCAAGTGTCGAATTTGATCCTGACACAACGACAGATACAGCGGAAGACCTGCACACCATAGAGAGCAGTACAGCATCTTCAGATAATTTGCCCGTGTGTGCTGATAACCATAAATTCGATGAAACGCCGGCTTACAAAGCTTCCAGTTACAGAATTACGTACAACGTATACCTAGCTATCCGGGCCATATCACAGGCACTTCACAATCTCGCTAGCTGTGACGTACAACATGAAAACACAACACATTGTTTTGATATTCACAACTTTCAACCCTGGCAATTATTGAAATAcatcaaagaggttaatttcacCGGAACTGACGGCCTTCACTACAATTTAGAAGATAACGAAAAGGGAAAGGGGAGATATGACATTAATAATTGGCAAAGAAGTGGGGACGGTGAAATGAAATTGATTCCTATTGGTATCTTTGACGGAGGCATTACTGGCAATGCACTGCAGATAAATGAAGATTTGATACTGTGGAATGACGGATCAAAACAG GTTCCCGAGTCAGTATGTTCCAGGCCATGCCCACTCGGAACCAGGAAAGTAATTCTCGATGGACAGCCTCCTTGTTGTTTTGAATGCATACCTTGTGCTGACGGGGAAATATCTAATACTACAG GTGCTATATATTGTACGGCGTGTTCTGTGGGTTATTGGTCAAATGCCAACAACACGTTGTGCGTCAAAAAACATCGTGATTATCTGAGATGGTTGGAGCCAGCTGGAATCGTCGTCGAAGTCCTGGTGGTATGCGGAATTGCATTCACTCTGGTGTCTactttagtatatatatatcatcgtAACACGCCAATTATCAAGGCATCAAACCGTGAACTAAGCTTCTTGATGCTGTTTTTTCTCATCTTATGTTATTTCGGATGTCTTGCTTATCTCGGCTTGCCAACTCAATTCCTGTGCATGATACAAAGTTTAAACGGCATTGCTTATACCGGCTGCGTCGCAATCTTGTTTGTCAAAACGTACCGCTTACTTTCAATTTTCCAGGCTCGTTTAGACTCTGCTCTCAAACGTAAACAGTTAGCTGGGATTCGTCTACAGTTATTCATGGTTTTCATATTTGTCGTCATTCACGCTGCATTAGTTACTGTCGTTCTTGTGTTAGCGCCGCCAGTGCCAGAACAAAACGATGCAATTTCAAAGACATTTACTTACATACACTGTAAGCCAACATCGATAGGTCTTGCAATAGCGTCAAGTTTGTACACGTGGTTTATGTCTGGCGTATGCCTAATTCTCGCTTTCCGGGCTCGTAAACTTCCGGACAACTTCAACGAAGCTAAATTCATTACATTTGCAATGCTTTTGTATTTCAGTGTCTGGTCTATATATTTTCCAATATCATTCTGGACTAACGGTAAACTTAAAGCTATGTCGCAATCTGTCGTTATTTTGGTGTCAAGTACAGGAATGTTGATGTGTATTTTCTTTCCGAAACTGTACGTGATTATGTTCAAACCACAGTTGAACTCTAGAGAAGCAATCCACAGAAGCACAATGAGGCACGCAGAAAAACAAACCACGCGTTCAATAGAACTCTCCAAGTCACGTCGCATAAGAGGAGTGAATCTAGCCTCGGATGACGTTATTATGAGATCCGAGTTAGTAAAGCCACCGAATGTGCAACACGAAGATTTAAAAGTGTCAAATTCAGAAAGGACAATATCAAACCTtgatggaaatagaagtagTACAGCGGTGGTACACTTAGACCAACAGATAGAATCTACCACATGA